In one window of Echeneis naucrates chromosome 17, fEcheNa1.1, whole genome shotgun sequence DNA:
- the wls gene encoding protein wntless homolog isoform X6, producing the protein MAGAIIENMSTKKLVIMGVTLLLFQALAFIVGGLVEDGAMVTIDVGLAYRDDTISEWTEMAHSFEQRRLSCNFTATKTFENEGRYYECELLPFMEIGSVAHKYYLLNIRLPVNERKKINVGIGEIKDIRFVSIHQNGGFTQVWFAMKTFLTPSILIIMIWYWRRITLMSRPPVLLEKVILALGISMTFINIPVEWFSIGFNWTWMLLFGDIRQGIFYSMLLSFWIIFCGEHLMDQTERNRFSVYWKQVGPIVFGSFCLFIFDMCERGVQLTNPFFSIWASDVGTELAMAFIIVAGICACLYFLFLCFMVFQVFRNISGKRTSLPAMSKARRLHYEGLIFRFKFLMLVTLTCAAMTVIFFIISQVNEGHWHWGDHAVQVNSAFFTGIYGMWNLYVFAIMFLYAPSHKRYGDEQSSGDAGANSGEDIQLTTTITHVDGPTEIYKMTGKEAHE; encoded by the exons AGGATGGAGCAATGGTCACCATTGATGTGGGTTTAGCTTACAGAGATGACACAATTAGTGAGTGGACAGAGATGGCTCACTCTTTCGAACAAAGGAGACTCAGTTGCAACTTTACTGCTACCAAG ACCTTTGAGAATGAGGGACGTTACTATGAGTGTGAGCTACTCCCCTTTATGGAGATTGGTAGTGTGGCCCATAAGTATTATCTTCTCAACATCCGCTTGCCTGTCAATGAACGGAAGAAGATCAATGTCGGAATTGGAGAAATCAAAGATATTCGTTTTGTT AGTATTCACCAAAATGGAGGCTTCACCCAAGTGTGGTTTGCCATGAAGACATTCCTCACACCCAGCATCCTCATCATCATGATCTGGTATTGGAGACGCATCACTCTTATGAGCAGACCTCCTGTCCTACTGGAGAA GGTTATCTTAGCTTTGGGGATCTCAATGACTTTCATCAATATCCCAGTGGAGTGGTTTTCTATCGGCTTCAACTGGACCTGGATGCTGCTTTTTGGAGACATCAGACAGGGCATCTTCTACTCCATGCTGCTCTCCTTCTGGATCATCTTCTGTGGGGAGCACCTCATG GACCAAACAGAAAGGAACCGTTTCTCAGTCTACTGGAAACAGGTGGGACCCATCGTCTTTGgctctttctgcctcttcatCTTCGACATGTGTGAGAG AGGTGTCCAGCTGACAAACCCCTTCTTCAGCATCTGGGCGTCTGATGTAGGAACTGAACTGGCt ATGGCTTTCATAATTGTGGCAGGAATCTGTGCCTGTCTTTACTTCCTGTTCCTCTGTTTCATGGTCTTTCAAGTTTTCCGCAATATTAGCGGCAAGAGGACATCCCTGCCTGCCATGTCTAAGGCCAGACGCCTGCACTATGAG GGTCTGATCTTCAGGTTCAAGTTCCTGATGTTGGTCACTCTGACCTGTGCTGCCATGACTGTCATCTTCTTCATTATCAGTCAG GTGAATGAGGGCCACTGGCACTGGGGAGATCACGCAGTGCAAGTGAACAGTGCTTTCTTCACTGGTATCTACGGCATGTGGAACCTGTATGTCTTTGCAATCATGTTCCTCTATGCACCATCTCACAAACGCTACGGAGATGAGCAGTCAAGTG GAGATGCTGGAGCAAACAGTGGAGAAGACATCCAGCTGACCACTACCATTACCCATGTTGACGGTCCAACTGAGATCTACAAGATGACCGGCAAAGAGGCCCATGAATAG